In Aeromicrobium marinum DSM 15272, one genomic interval encodes:
- the disA gene encoding DNA integrity scanning diadenylate cyclase DisA, translating to MAASSDRIASDTASRLRAVLASVAPGTALREGLERILRGRTGALVVIGHDRQVEAISTGGFVLDVPFSATGVRELAKMDGAIILDPQAQHILRAAVHLMPDPSIPTDESGTRHRTADRVARQTGVPVISVSASMHTIALYLDDTRHVLEEAGAVLGRADQALQTLERYRHRLDEVSDALSALEIEDLVTVRDVAAVAQRLEMVSRIAGEIDTYVLQLGTEGRLLALQLEELFSGVQGQRELVIRDYMPRGRRARPTADVLSDLAAIASTDLVDLSTIARALRIGSENSLDAPLSPRGYRLLAQVPRLPTSVVDRLIDHFGSLQKLLAASLDDLQAVEGVGDLRARGVREGLSRLAESSILERYV from the coding sequence ATGGCAGCCAGCAGCGACCGCATCGCGTCCGACACCGCGTCACGTCTGCGCGCCGTGCTCGCGTCCGTCGCGCCCGGCACCGCCCTGCGGGAGGGCCTGGAGCGGATCCTGCGGGGTCGGACCGGGGCCCTGGTGGTCATCGGTCACGACCGGCAGGTCGAGGCGATCTCCACCGGCGGCTTCGTGCTCGACGTCCCGTTCTCGGCGACCGGGGTGCGTGAGCTGGCGAAGATGGACGGCGCCATCATCCTCGATCCCCAGGCGCAGCACATCCTGCGGGCCGCGGTGCACCTCATGCCCGACCCGTCGATCCCCACCGACGAGTCCGGCACCCGGCACCGGACCGCCGACCGGGTCGCCCGCCAGACCGGCGTCCCGGTCATCTCGGTGTCCGCCTCGATGCACACCATCGCCCTGTACCTCGACGACACCCGGCACGTGCTGGAGGAGGCCGGCGCCGTCCTCGGCCGTGCCGACCAGGCCCTGCAGACCCTCGAGCGGTACCGGCACCGGCTCGACGAGGTCTCCGACGCCCTGTCGGCGCTGGAGATCGAGGATCTCGTGACGGTCCGCGACGTCGCCGCCGTGGCCCAGCGGCTCGAGATGGTCAGCCGCATCGCCGGCGAGATCGACACCTACGTGCTGCAGCTCGGTACCGAGGGTCGGTTGCTCGCCCTGCAGCTCGAGGAGCTGTTCAGCGGCGTGCAGGGGCAGCGCGAGCTGGTGATCCGCGACTACATGCCCCGCGGGCGACGGGCCCGGCCCACGGCTGACGTCCTGTCGGACCTCGCCGCGATCGCCTCCACCGACCTGGTCGACCTCAGCACGATCGCGCGCGCCCTGCGCATCGGGTCGGAGAACTCCCTGGACGCCCCCTTGTCGCCTCGCGGCTACCGGCTCCTCGCGCAGGTCCCCCGGCTCCCGACCAGCGTCGTCGACCGCCTCATCGACCACTTCGGATCGCTGCAGAAGCTGCTGGCGGCCAGCCTCGACGACCTGCAGGCGGTCGAGGGCGTGGGCGACCTGCGGGCCCGCGGAGTGCGGGAGGGCCTGTCACGACTGGCCGAGTCCAGCATCCTCGAGCGCTACGTCTGA
- a CDS encoding chloramphenicol phosphotransferase CPT family protein translates to MTGRAIVLNGPSSAGKSTLARTLQGVLPEPFLVLGLDQFLFGEVLPRDADGRVREWSSVRPRLVAGYFRAVGGFLDAGNDLIVDLVLEDSAQRDQLERALAGRTVLRVGVHVDLDELERREVARGDRSIGDARRDVLVVHAFMSYDLEIDGSLPSAVLTEQVARAWTRRLASPAPPRESRGRGGRAG, encoded by the coding sequence ATGACCGGCCGCGCCATCGTCCTCAACGGCCCCTCGAGTGCGGGCAAGAGCACCCTCGCGCGGACGCTGCAAGGCGTCCTGCCGGAGCCGTTCCTGGTCCTCGGCCTCGACCAGTTCCTCTTCGGCGAGGTCCTCCCGCGGGACGCGGACGGCCGGGTGCGGGAATGGTCGAGTGTGCGCCCGAGGCTGGTGGCCGGCTACTTCCGGGCGGTCGGGGGGTTCCTCGACGCGGGGAACGACCTGATCGTGGACCTGGTCCTGGAGGACAGCGCCCAGCGGGACCAGCTGGAGCGGGCCCTGGCCGGGCGCACGGTCCTCCGGGTCGGGGTGCACGTGGACCTCGACGAGCTGGAGCGTCGTGAGGTGGCGCGGGGGGACCGCAGCATCGGCGACGCGCGCCGCGACGTGCTCGTCGTCCACGCTTTCATGTCCTACGACCTGGAGATCGACGGCAGTCTGCCCTCGGCCGTCCTGACCGAGCAGGTGGCCAGGGCCTGGACCCGTCGTCTCGCGAGCCCCGCCCCTCCCCGCGAATCGCGGGGACGTGGAGGACGGGCAGGGTGA
- a CDS encoding A/G-specific adenine glycosylase: MTPSPTDVAALHTVLLDWFDRHARDLPWRRDPSPWPVLVSELMLQQTPVVRVLPVFEAWMLRWPAPPDLAAEPAGEAVRAWGRLGYPRRALRLHAAAVAIVEQHGGDVPADHDDLLALPGVGEYTAAAVASFAFGQRHVVLDTNVRRVLARVADGQQYPAPAVTAAERRLAGSVLPEVGAHRWAAATMELGATVCTARSPRCGDCPVADLCRWRAAGHPEHVGPPRRGQAWDGTDRQCRGRLLAVLRDSTDPVTLAQLEAAWPDQQQRMRCLDSLVADGLVQPAAGSTYTLPG, translated from the coding sequence ATGACCCCGTCCCCCACCGACGTCGCCGCCCTCCACACGGTGCTGCTCGACTGGTTCGACCGCCACGCCCGTGACCTGCCCTGGCGACGCGACCCCTCGCCGTGGCCGGTGCTCGTCTCGGAGCTGATGCTCCAGCAGACACCGGTGGTGCGGGTGCTGCCGGTCTTCGAGGCGTGGATGCTGCGGTGGCCCGCGCCGCCCGACCTGGCCGCCGAACCGGCCGGTGAGGCGGTCCGTGCCTGGGGCCGGCTCGGCTACCCCCGTCGGGCGCTGCGCCTGCACGCCGCCGCCGTCGCGATCGTGGAGCAGCACGGCGGCGACGTGCCCGCGGACCACGACGACCTGCTGGCCCTGCCCGGCGTGGGCGAGTACACCGCTGCGGCGGTCGCGTCCTTCGCCTTCGGGCAGCGTCACGTCGTGCTCGACACCAACGTGCGGCGGGTCCTGGCCCGGGTCGCGGACGGACAGCAGTACCCCGCCCCCGCGGTCACGGCAGCCGAGCGTCGCCTCGCCGGCTCCGTGCTGCCCGAGGTCGGGGCCCACCGATGGGCCGCCGCGACGATGGAGCTCGGCGCCACCGTGTGCACCGCCCGCTCACCGCGGTGCGGGGACTGTCCCGTCGCCGACCTCTGCCGGTGGCGCGCCGCAGGTCACCCCGAGCACGTCGGTCCACCGCGCCGCGGACAGGCGTGGGACGGCACCGACCGGCAGTGCCGCGGCCGGCTGCTGGCGGTGCTGCGTGACAGCACGGACCCCGTGACGCTGGCGCAGCTCGAGGCCGCGTGGCCCGACCAGCAGCAGCGCATGCGGTGCCTCGACTCGCTCGTCGCCGACGGACTGGTGCAGCCGGCAGCCGGCAGCACCTACACCCTGCCGGGCTGA
- a CDS encoding ATP-dependent Clp protease ATP-binding subunit, protein MFERFTDRARRVVVLAQEEARMLSHNYIGTEHILLGLIHEGEGVAAKALESLDISLEAVRAQVEDIIGQGQQAPSGHIPFTPRAKKVLELSLREALQLGHNYIGTEHILLGLIREGEGVAAQVLVKLGADLNRVRQQVIQLVQGFQGKEAEAAGAPADNAPATSAVLDQFGRNLTQAAREGKLDPVIGRENQIERVMQVLSRRTKNNPVLIGEPGVGKTTVVEGLAQDIVRGDVPETLKDKQIYTLDLGALVAGSRYRGDFEERLKKVLKEIRTRGDIILFIDEIHTLVGAGAAEGAIDAASILKPMLARGELQTIGATTLDEFRKHFEKDAALERRFQPIQVPEPSVAHTIEMLKGLRDRYEAHHRVTITDEALVAAATLADRYVSDRFLPDKAIDLVDEAGSRLRIRRMTAPPDLKEFDEKISDVRRRKEGAIDAQDFEAAASMRDEEKKLIAAKNERERQWKAGDMDVVAVVDEELIAEVLALATGIPIVKLSEEESSRLLNMEAELGKRVIGQHEAIKALSRAIRRTRAGLKDPKRPGGSFIFAGPSGVGKTWLSKTLANFLFGDDDALIQLDMSEYSEKHTVSRLFGSPPGYVGYEEGGQLTEKVRRKPFSVVLFDEVEKAHPDIFNSLLQILEEGRLTDSQGRVIDFKNTVIIMTTNLGTRDIAKGVNLGFSQVGDVQGSYDKMKAKVSEELKQHFRPEFLNRVDEIVVFPPLTQDEIMAMVDMMISSLETRLKDKDMGIELTTAAKELLSKRGFDPVLGARPLRRTVQREIEDAMAEKMLFGELRPGQIVLVDVEGEGVSAVFTFEGTAKADLELTEGTDPLAVEAGTSD, encoded by the coding sequence ATGTTCGAAAGATTCACCGACCGGGCCCGCCGGGTGGTCGTGCTCGCGCAGGAAGAAGCGCGGATGCTCAGCCACAACTACATCGGTACCGAGCACATCCTCCTCGGACTCATCCACGAGGGTGAGGGCGTCGCGGCGAAGGCGCTGGAGAGTCTCGACATCTCGCTCGAGGCGGTGCGCGCCCAGGTCGAGGACATCATCGGCCAGGGCCAGCAGGCGCCGAGCGGGCACATCCCGTTCACGCCGCGCGCCAAGAAGGTCCTCGAGCTGAGCCTGCGCGAGGCGCTGCAGCTGGGCCACAACTACATCGGTACCGAGCACATCCTGCTCGGTCTGATCCGCGAGGGCGAGGGCGTCGCCGCCCAGGTGCTGGTCAAGCTCGGCGCCGACCTCAACCGGGTCCGCCAGCAGGTCATCCAGCTCGTCCAGGGCTTCCAGGGCAAGGAGGCCGAGGCCGCCGGCGCCCCCGCCGACAACGCCCCCGCCACCTCCGCGGTGCTCGACCAGTTCGGTCGCAACCTCACCCAGGCCGCCCGCGAGGGCAAGCTGGACCCGGTCATCGGGCGCGAGAACCAGATCGAGCGCGTCATGCAGGTCCTGTCGCGCCGCACCAAGAACAACCCGGTGCTGATTGGCGAGCCCGGCGTCGGCAAGACCACCGTCGTCGAGGGTCTGGCGCAGGACATCGTGCGCGGTGACGTGCCCGAGACCCTCAAGGACAAGCAGATCTACACGCTCGACCTCGGTGCGCTCGTCGCCGGGTCCCGCTACCGCGGTGACTTCGAGGAGCGCCTCAAGAAGGTGCTCAAGGAGATCCGCACCCGCGGCGACATCATCTTGTTCATCGACGAGATCCACACCCTGGTGGGTGCGGGTGCCGCCGAGGGCGCGATCGACGCCGCCAGCATCCTCAAGCCGATGCTGGCCCGCGGCGAGCTGCAGACGATCGGCGCCACGACGCTCGACGAGTTCCGCAAGCACTTCGAGAAGGACGCCGCGCTCGAGCGCCGGTTCCAGCCCATCCAGGTGCCGGAGCCCTCGGTCGCGCACACGATCGAGATGCTCAAGGGTCTGCGCGACCGCTACGAGGCGCACCACCGCGTCACGATCACCGACGAGGCGCTGGTGGCCGCGGCCACCCTGGCCGACCGGTACGTCTCCGACCGGTTCCTGCCGGACAAGGCGATCGACCTGGTCGACGAGGCGGGCTCGCGCCTGCGCATCCGCCGGATGACGGCTCCGCCGGACCTCAAGGAGTTCGACGAGAAGATCTCGGACGTGCGCCGCCGCAAGGAGGGCGCCATCGACGCGCAGGACTTCGAGGCTGCGGCCTCGATGCGCGACGAGGAGAAGAAGCTCATCGCGGCCAAGAACGAGCGGGAGCGTCAGTGGAAGGCCGGCGACATGGACGTCGTCGCCGTCGTCGACGAGGAGCTCATCGCCGAGGTCCTGGCGCTCGCCACCGGCATCCCGATCGTGAAGCTGAGCGAGGAGGAGTCCAGCCGCCTGCTGAACATGGAGGCCGAGCTCGGCAAGCGCGTCATCGGTCAGCACGAGGCCATCAAGGCGCTGTCGCGGGCGATCCGCCGCACCCGCGCGGGTCTCAAGGACCCGAAGCGTCCGGGCGGGTCGTTCATCTTCGCCGGGCCGTCGGGCGTCGGCAAGACCTGGCTGTCCAAGACGCTGGCCAACTTCCTGTTCGGTGACGACGACGCGCTGATCCAGCTCGACATGAGCGAGTACAGCGAGAAGCACACCGTCAGCCGGCTGTTCGGTTCGCCTCCCGGCTACGTCGGCTACGAGGAGGGCGGCCAGCTCACCGAGAAGGTGCGCCGCAAGCCCTTCAGCGTCGTGCTGTTCGACGAGGTCGAGAAGGCGCACCCGGACATCTTCAACTCGTTGTTGCAGATCCTGGAGGAAGGTCGTCTGACCGACAGCCAGGGACGGGTCATCGACTTCAAGAACACCGTCATCATCATGACCACGAACCTCGGCACGCGCGACATCGCCAAGGGTGTCAACCTCGGCTTCAGCCAGGTGGGCGACGTGCAGGGGTCCTACGACAAGATGAAGGCGAAGGTCTCCGAGGAGCTCAAGCAGCACTTCCGGCCGGAGTTCCTGAACCGAGTCGACGAGATCGTCGTGTTCCCGCCGCTCACGCAGGACGAGATCATGGCGATGGTCGACATGATGATCAGCTCGCTGGAGACCCGGCTCAAGGATAAGGACATGGGCATCGAGCTCACGACCGCGGCCAAGGAGCTGCTGTCCAAGCGGGGCTTCGACCCGGTGCTCGGCGCTCGTCCGTTGCGGCGGACGGTGCAGCGCGAGATCGAGGACGCGATGGCCGAGAAGATGTTGTTCGGCGAGCTGCGTCCCGGCCAGATCGTGCTGGTCGACGTCGAGGGCGAGGGCGTCTCGGCGGTCTTCACCTTCGAGGGCACCGCGAAGGCCGATCTGGAGCTGACCGAGGGCACCGATCCGCTCGCGGTCGAGGCCGGCACCAGCGACTGA
- a CDS encoding DUF4287 domain-containing protein, whose product MSAQSYLTTIETKTGLTPRQLVANAAEAGFSGPDVAVAPCAAWFKETYGLGHGHAMTMAQVVKQLDRIDLRNEGITEPPTGSIGRLWLDGKDTCPS is encoded by the coding sequence ATGTCTGCCCAGAGCTACCTGACGACCATCGAGACGAAGACCGGCCTCACCCCGCGCCAACTCGTCGCAAACGCGGCGGAGGCAGGGTTCTCCGGTCCGGACGTCGCCGTCGCCCCGTGCGCCGCATGGTTCAAGGAGACGTACGGGTTGGGCCACGGCCATGCCATGACCATGGCTCAGGTCGTCAAGCAGCTCGACCGGATCGACCTGAGGAACGAAGGCATCACCGAACCCCCGACCGGCAGCATCGGCCGGCTCTGGCTCGACGGCAAGGACACCTGTCCCTCGTGA
- the lysS gene encoding lysine--tRNA ligase, producing MTDAPTTPPADDDLPEQLRIRQDKRQRLVDAGGEPYPVVVGRTHTLRQIVTSHDAEALGADHHTGLQVAVAGRVIFLRNTGKLCFVRLREGDGTELQAMLSLAEVGEERLADFKTLVDIGDHLAVTGEVITSRRGELSVQATSWTLAAKTLRPLPNEHTPLSDEARSRLRYVDLIVRPEARENVRVKAAVMKSLRSTLDRLGYVEVETPVLQHTNGGAAARPFRTHVNAFDEPALLRIALELHLKRALVGGIDKVYEMAKTFRNEGVDNTHNVEFLMLEAYEAYGSYDTMAELTRELVVDAARAVGRTVVTGRDGSTIDLEAEWRHATVHGLVSEAVGETVDVSTPAHHLRTLAARHDVALRDGWDAGEIVLELYEKLVEHTLIRPTFVRDYPESVRPLAKKHRTEPGLVEAWDLIINGVELAPAYSELNDPVVQRERLEEQARLAAAGDPEANDVDEDFLRALEFGMPPAGGLGLGVDRLVMLLLGIGIREAILFPTQRAE from the coding sequence GTGACCGACGCGCCGACCACCCCTCCTGCTGACGACGACCTGCCCGAGCAGCTGCGGATCCGCCAGGACAAGCGGCAGCGGCTGGTGGACGCGGGCGGGGAGCCATACCCCGTGGTGGTCGGCCGGACCCACACGCTCCGCCAGATCGTCACCTCGCACGACGCCGAGGCGTTGGGAGCGGACCACCACACCGGTCTGCAGGTGGCCGTCGCGGGACGCGTGATCTTCCTCCGCAACACCGGAAAGCTCTGCTTCGTGCGGCTGCGGGAGGGTGACGGCACCGAGCTGCAGGCGATGCTCTCGCTGGCGGAGGTCGGCGAGGAGCGGCTGGCCGACTTCAAGACGCTCGTCGACATCGGTGACCACCTCGCGGTGACCGGCGAGGTCATCACGAGCCGTCGGGGCGAGCTGAGCGTGCAGGCGACGTCCTGGACGCTCGCAGCCAAGACGTTGCGACCGTTGCCGAACGAGCACACGCCGTTGTCGGACGAGGCGCGCAGCAGGTTGCGCTACGTCGACCTCATCGTGCGGCCGGAGGCGCGCGAGAACGTGCGGGTCAAGGCTGCCGTCATGAAGTCCCTGCGCAGCACCCTCGACCGTCTCGGCTACGTCGAGGTCGAGACGCCCGTGCTGCAGCACACCAACGGCGGTGCCGCGGCCCGGCCCTTCCGCACCCACGTCAACGCCTTCGACGAGCCGGCCCTGCTGCGGATCGCGCTCGAGCTGCACCTCAAGCGCGCCCTGGTCGGCGGCATCGACAAGGTCTACGAGATGGCCAAGACCTTCCGCAACGAGGGGGTCGACAACACGCACAACGTGGAGTTCCTCATGTTGGAGGCCTACGAGGCGTACGGGTCGTACGACACCATGGCCGAGCTGACCCGTGAGCTGGTCGTCGACGCTGCTCGCGCCGTGGGCCGGACCGTCGTCACGGGTCGCGACGGCTCGACGATCGACCTGGAGGCCGAGTGGCGCCACGCGACGGTGCACGGGCTGGTCAGCGAGGCGGTCGGTGAGACCGTCGACGTCAGCACCCCGGCCCACCACCTGCGCACCCTCGCCGCCCGCCACGACGTGGCCCTGCGCGACGGGTGGGACGCCGGCGAGATCGTCCTCGAGCTGTACGAGAAGCTCGTCGAGCACACCCTGATCCGGCCGACCTTCGTGCGCGACTACCCCGAGTCGGTCCGGCCGCTGGCCAAGAAGCACCGGACCGAGCCCGGCCTGGTCGAGGCGTGGGACCTCATCATCAACGGCGTCGAGCTCGCCCCCGCCTACTCCGAGCTCAACGACCCGGTCGTCCAGCGCGAGCGGCTGGAGGAGCAGGCTCGCCTGGCCGCGGCCGGCGACCCCGAGGCCAACGACGTCGACGAGGACTTCCTCCGCGCCCTGGAGTTCGGCATGCCGCCGGCCGGTGGTCTCGGCCTCGGCGTCGACCGCCTGGTCATGCTGCTGCTCGGCATCGGCATCCGCGAGGCGATCCTGTTCCCGACCCAACGCGCCGAATGA
- the nhaA gene encoding Na+/H+ antiporter NhaA, whose product MTSVGAARSPVRARLRAMGEEKRAAGLLLIFTLAAILWANSPFGDSYEHLWETELTLALASDSITLTLHEVVNDALMAIFFFVVGLEVKRELTIGELTDRSRAIVPVSAAVAGLVLPAAIFWAFNAGTENAHAWGIVISTDTAFLLGALAIIGPRHPARLRLFLMTLAIVDDIGALAAIALFYNDGLRPDALLFSAVMVALAVGVRFLPGSRGVLYALIGIGLWFGLHEAGIHATLAGVALALIIPVAAPRRDDVEQVVETTRAFRQSPSPAYAAAAARSLRQSISINERLHSSFTPYVSYAILPVFALANAGVRLDGPTVEAALTSRLTWGVVAGLVVGKLVGVTVVTALVHRSGIGMLAPGLTIGRVAGGAALSGIGFTISLLIVGLAIDDPAAQDEARVGVLLASVIAFGLGWVVLASLDRHAPTEAVGARLLRPFDPERDHHRGRPDAPLVMVEYLDFECPFCSRMTGSVDQVSDHFGDDLVWVWRHLPLHRVHPHSQLAAQAAEAAALQGRHLEYGPLLFARQDDLTRTDLLAYAAELGLDLDRFEADLDSAAVVRRVQDDVDDADLMDLAGTPTFFIGTERHSGPIDARSLITALERLRTEAAP is encoded by the coding sequence ATGACCTCCGTCGGTGCCGCCCGGTCGCCCGTCCGTGCGCGGCTGCGTGCCATGGGCGAGGAGAAGCGCGCGGCTGGCCTGCTGCTGATCTTCACCCTCGCGGCGATCCTGTGGGCCAACTCGCCCTTCGGGGACTCCTACGAGCACCTCTGGGAGACCGAGCTGACCCTGGCCCTCGCCTCGGACTCGATCACCCTGACGCTGCACGAGGTCGTCAACGACGCCCTCATGGCGATCTTCTTCTTCGTCGTCGGACTCGAGGTCAAGCGTGAGCTGACGATCGGTGAGCTGACCGACCGCTCGCGGGCGATCGTGCCGGTGTCGGCCGCCGTGGCCGGGCTGGTGCTGCCCGCGGCGATCTTCTGGGCGTTCAACGCCGGCACCGAGAATGCCCACGCCTGGGGCATCGTCATCTCGACCGACACCGCCTTCCTGCTGGGTGCGCTCGCGATCATCGGTCCGCGCCACCCGGCGCGGCTGCGGCTGTTCCTCATGACGCTCGCCATCGTCGACGACATCGGGGCCCTGGCCGCGATCGCCCTGTTCTACAACGACGGGCTCCGGCCGGACGCCCTGCTGTTCAGTGCGGTGATGGTCGCCCTGGCGGTGGGGGTGCGGTTCCTGCCCGGCAGCAGAGGTGTGCTGTACGCGCTGATCGGCATCGGCCTGTGGTTCGGCCTGCACGAGGCGGGGATCCACGCGACCCTCGCCGGCGTGGCCCTCGCGCTGATCATCCCGGTCGCGGCGCCCAGGCGCGACGACGTCGAACAGGTCGTCGAGACGACGCGGGCGTTCCGCCAGTCGCCCAGCCCCGCCTACGCGGCGGCCGCGGCGCGCAGCCTCCGGCAGTCCATCTCCATCAACGAGCGCCTGCACTCCTCGTTCACCCCGTACGTGTCCTACGCGATCCTGCCGGTCTTCGCGCTGGCCAACGCCGGGGTGCGCCTGGACGGACCGACCGTGGAGGCCGCCCTGACCTCCCGCCTCACCTGGGGGGTCGTCGCCGGTCTGGTCGTCGGCAAGCTGGTGGGGGTCACCGTCGTGACCGCGCTGGTGCACCGCAGCGGCATCGGCATGCTCGCCCCGGGCCTCACGATCGGTCGCGTCGCCGGGGGAGCGGCCCTCTCCGGCATCGGCTTCACCATCTCGCTGCTCATCGTCGGTCTGGCCATCGACGACCCGGCAGCGCAGGACGAGGCGCGGGTCGGGGTGCTGCTGGCGTCGGTGATCGCCTTCGGCCTGGGGTGGGTCGTGCTCGCCTCCCTCGACCGGCACGCACCCACCGAGGCGGTCGGTGCGCGACTGCTGCGCCCCTTCGACCCCGAGCGCGACCACCACCGCGGCCGCCCGGACGCGCCGCTGGTGATGGTGGAGTACCTCGACTTCGAGTGTCCCTTCTGCAGCCGGATGACGGGGTCCGTCGACCAGGTCAGCGACCACTTCGGTGACGACCTGGTGTGGGTGTGGCGGCACCTGCCCCTGCACCGCGTCCACCCCCACTCGCAGCTGGCGGCCCAGGCGGCCGAAGCGGCGGCCCTGCAGGGTCGGCACCTCGAGTACGGGCCGCTGCTGTTCGCCCGCCAGGACGACCTGACCCGCACCGACCTGCTGGCCTACGCCGCCGAGCTGGGGCTCGACCTCGACCGGTTCGAGGCCGACCTCGACTCGGCGGCGGTGGTGCGCCGCGTGCAGGACGACGTCGACGACGCCGACCTGATGGACCTGGCCGGGACCCCCACGTTCTTCATCGGCACCGAGCGCCACAGCGGCCCCATCGACGCCCGGTCGCTGATCACCGCCCTGGAGCGGCTGCGCACCGAGGCCGCCCCGTGA
- a CDS encoding LapA family protein, with product MTVPTPEDDPTRTGPSDPASAPDAPASDARPSDDRPARRPGLDDKGRVKRTRAGTVWFATVVLAVVMVAFVVFVVQNSQSVTVEYFGWSGDFSLAATVLIAAVAGALLVGIPAGVRIAQLRHALRRSAR from the coding sequence ATGACGGTCCCGACGCCCGAGGACGACCCGACCCGCACGGGTCCGTCCGACCCTGCCTCCGCCCCTGACGCGCCCGCGTCCGACGCCCGTCCGTCCGACGACCGTCCGGCCCGTAGGCCGGGCCTGGACGACAAGGGCCGGGTCAAGCGCACACGGGCCGGGACCGTCTGGTTCGCCACGGTGGTGCTGGCGGTCGTGATGGTCGCCTTCGTCGTCTTCGTGGTGCAGAACTCCCAGAGCGTCACGGTCGAGTACTTCGGCTGGTCGGGCGACTTCTCGCTCGCGGCGACCGTGCTGATCGCGGCGGTCGCCGGCGCCCTGCTGGTCGGCATCCCGGCGGGCGTGCGCATCGCGCAGCTCCGCCACGCCTTGCGGCGCAGCGCCCGCTGA
- a CDS encoding GlsB/YeaQ/YmgE family stress response membrane protein has product MLGFIIGLIVVGLLAGALARLLVPGRQDISIPATIGVGIVGSFVGGFLGSLLFDADMSLQPSGIIGSVIGAVIVLLVWTRVGSGAKR; this is encoded by the coding sequence ATGCTCGGCTTCATCATCGGTCTCATCGTCGTCGGCCTGCTCGCCGGCGCCCTCGCGCGACTGCTCGTCCCCGGTCGCCAGGACATCTCGATCCCCGCCACCATCGGAGTCGGGATCGTCGGCTCGTTCGTCGGTGGGTTCCTCGGCAGCCTGCTGTTCGACGCCGACATGTCCCTGCAGCCGTCGGGCATCATCGGTTCGGTCATCGGCGCCGTCATCGTGCTGCTGGTCTGGACCCGGGTCGGGTCCGGAGCGAAGCGATGA
- a CDS encoding CsbD family protein yields the protein MGIADKAKNTAEKLVGQAKEAVGDATDNKDLQAEGNKDQAKGSLKNAGEDVKDAFKN from the coding sequence ATGGGTATCGCTGACAAGGCCAAGAACACCGCGGAGAAGCTCGTCGGCCAGGCCAAGGAGGCCGTGGGCGACGCCACGGACAACAAGGACCTGCAGGCCGAGGGCAACAAGGACCAGGCCAAGGGCAGCCTCAAGAACGCCGGCGAGGACGTCAAGGACGCCTTCAAGAACTGA
- a CDS encoding TetR/AcrR family transcriptional regulator → MPTPSSDPPRRRRLSKDLIARTTLDLIDEQGVGAASMRGIASRLGVEAMSLYKHVRTRDELLDLVVDLIVAELDEDPEVRRDATDGWRDYLVRLARGVRRYALAHPHAFPLVTTRPAEAPWINPPLRSLAWIESMLRTLQDEGFDDEEVLFAYRSFNSFLLGYLLMESGARTLQDPQDGDGSHSGSPADPVPGGLSPTRTDEEQENISEAESAVEQLDPQGDIDVTEFPTIHRLAERLAEDRFDDEFERALAQMLDGIGVRIA, encoded by the coding sequence ATGCCCACACCGTCCTCCGACCCGCCCCGGCGACGACGGCTGTCCAAGGACCTGATCGCCCGCACGACGCTGGACCTTATCGACGAGCAGGGCGTGGGAGCGGCGTCCATGCGCGGCATCGCCTCGCGGCTCGGGGTCGAGGCGATGAGCCTGTACAAGCACGTGCGGACCCGTGACGAGCTGCTCGACCTGGTGGTCGACCTGATCGTCGCGGAGCTCGACGAGGACCCGGAGGTCCGTCGCGACGCCACCGACGGGTGGCGCGACTACCTCGTGCGGCTCGCGCGCGGTGTGCGGCGGTACGCCCTGGCCCACCCGCACGCGTTCCCGCTGGTGACCACCCGCCCCGCCGAGGCTCCGTGGATCAATCCGCCGTTGCGGTCGCTCGCGTGGATCGAGTCGATGCTGAGGACCCTGCAGGACGAGGGTTTCGACGACGAGGAGGTCCTGTTCGCCTACCGCTCGTTCAACAGCTTCCTGCTCGGCTACCTGCTGATGGAGTCCGGTGCGCGCACCCTGCAGGACCCCCAGGACGGTGACGGCTCGCACTCGGGCAGCCCGGCCGACCCGGTGCCGGGTGGACTCAGCCCGACGAGGACCGACGAGGAGCAGGAGAACATCTCGGAGGCGGAGTCGGCGGTCGAGCAGCTCGATCCGCAGGGCGACATCGACGTCACGGAGTTCCCGACGATCCACCGCCTGGCCGAGCGGCTGGCCGAGGACCGGTTCGACGACGAGTTCGAGCGGGCCCTGGCCCAGATGCTCGACGGCATCGGCGTGCGGATCGCCTGA